A window of the Synchiropus splendidus isolate RoL2022-P1 chromosome 6, RoL_Sspl_1.0, whole genome shotgun sequence genome harbors these coding sequences:
- the spryd3 gene encoding SPRY domain-containing protein 3 isoform X1, translating to MDDINLHYRFLNWRRRIREIRDVRAVRYRDRIKRMLRDGDCLRYHGNSDEVGCFVAARPFSKRNRYFEVTIIDTGVRGMIAVGLVPHNYKLDHQPGWLPNSVAFHADDGKLYNGNTVGQQFGPKCCRGDRIGCGISLDSDDGQLVVFFTKNGKEVGSVEIPGSPEALFPAVGMHSLGEEVLLDLNAEWGTDEEEGQMIVDTHEEDWARLHGVKVTGTLLEYIGKGKGIEDVGLAQAVRPLNTRFHYYELEITDAGEKCYIALGLARRDYPKNRHPGWSRGSIAYHADDGKLFQGSGVGDAFGPRCFEGDIMGCGIMFPRDYSLDAGDDPEDVDLDMGPKPRQVQNELYANYQDEDEEDEGEEIDTTKVTVFFTRNGKVVGRREVAVPLGGFFPTIGMMSSGEKVRVDLHPLSG from the exons ATGGACGACATCAATCTCCACTATCGCTTTCTGAACTGGAGGAGACGTATACGAGAGATTCGTGATGTTCGAGCTGTAAGGTATCGGGATCGGATAAAAAGAATGCTGAGAGATGGAGACTGTCTCAG GTATCATGGAAACTCCGATGAAGTCGGCTGTTTTGTGGCAGCGAGACCGTTCTCCAAACGAAACCGTTATTTTGAG gtgACCATCATCGATACGGGAGTGCGAGGGATGATTGCTGTTGGTTTAGTGCCTCACAACTACAAGCTGGATCATCAGCCGGGATGGCTCCCAAATTCCGTGGCTTTCCATGCTGATGATGGAAA GCTGTATAACGGAAACACTGTTGGGCAGCAGTTCGGTCCAAAATGCTGCAGAGGCGACAGAATTGGTTGCGGAATATCCCTGGACTCCGATGACGGACAGCTAGTTGTATTTTTTACCAAAAATGGGAAAGAA GTGGGCTCTGTTGAGATCCCGGGCTCACCTGAAGCCCTCTTCCCTGCTGTGGGGATGCACTCTCTGGGAGAAGAGGTGCTGCTAGACCTGAATGCTGAGTGGGGCACGGATGAAGAAGAGGGGCAGATGATCGTGGACACGCATGAAGAGGACTGGGCTCGTCTGCATGGTGTTAAAGTCACTGGCACG TTGCTGGAGTACATTGGGAAAGGGAAGGGCATAGAGGACGTAGGTCTGGCTCAGGCTGTCCGACCCCTCAACACTCGCTTCCACTACTATGAGCTGGAGATCACAGACGCTGGAGAGAAGTGCTACATTGCTCTGGGGCTGGCACGCCGG GACTACCCTAAAAACAGGCACCCGGGCTGGAGCAGAGGCTCCATCGCGTACCATGCCG ACGATGGCAAGTTGTTTCAAGGCAGCGGCGTGGGCGACGCCTTCGGACCACGCTGCTTTGAAGGAGACATTATGGGGTGCGGGATCATGTTTCCGCGTGACTACAGTCTGGACGCTGGAG ACGACCCGGAAGACGTCGACCTGGACATGGGTCCAAAGCCCCGACAAGTTCAGAACGAATTGTATGCAAACTACCaagatgaagacgaggaggatGAGGGAGAGGAAATAGACACGACCAAAGTCACG GTGTTCTTCACCAGGAACGGAAAGGTGGTCGGTCGACGGGAAGTTGCCGTGCCGCTCGGCGGCTTCTTCCCCACCATTGGAATGATGAGCTCCGGAGAGAAGGTCAGAGTGGACCTGCATCCTCTGAGTGGCTGA
- the LOC128761103 gene encoding phosphatidylinositol 5-phosphate 4-kinase type-2 gamma-like isoform X2 gives MLLPDDFRASTKIKVNNHLFNKENLPGQFKFKEYCPQVFRNLRERFGIEDQDYRVSLAQSPPLRAEEGHCVGLLLTSYDHTLVLKEISSEEVEEMHNILSEYHQHIVTCHGRTLLPQFLAMYRVTVESEDTYLLVMRNMFSHRLGVHRKYDLKGSLVSREASCKEKVKELPTFKDVDFKNNMQKVHVSDEEKERFMDHLSRDLEFLVRMRIMDYSLLLGIHDVDRAEREEEEEEVESSCDEEEEDEGSPPLGSTSPEGIAGYMNSFKPMGPGEFDPYVDMYAVQSAVGAPRREVYFMGLIDVLTQYDAKKKAAHAAKAVKHGTGAEISTVHPEQYAKRFKEFIASIFA, from the exons ATGCTGCTGCCCGACGACTTCCGAGCCAGCACCAAGATCAAAGTCAACAACCATCTCTTCAACAA GGAGAATCTTCCTGGACAGTTTAAGTTTAAAGAATATTGTCCACAAGTCTTCAGGAACCTGAGAGAACGCTTTGGCATAGAAGACCAGGATTACCGG GTGTCTCTGGCTCAGAGTCCACCACTCAGAGCTGAGGAGGGTCACTGTGTGGGACTGCTGCTGACCTCGTATGACCACACTCTGGTGCTGAAAGAAATCTCCAGCGAGGAAGTGGAAGAAATGCACAACATACTGTCTGAGTATCACCAG CACATTGTCACCTGTCACGGCAGAACGCTGCTGCCTCAGTTCCTGGCCATGTACAGAGTCACAGTGGAGAGCGAGGACACCTACCTGCTGGTGATGAGGAACATGTTCAGTCACAGACTGGGCGTCCACCGGAAGTACGATCTGAAG GGTTCTCTGGTTTCCCGCGAAGCGAGCTGTAAGGAGAAG GTGAAGGAACTTCCAACCTTCAAGGATGTAGACTTCAAGAATAACATGCAGAAAGTCCACGTGAGCGACGAGGAGAAAGAGAGATTCATGGATCATCTCAGCAGAGACCTCGAG TTTTTAGTTCGCATGCGGATAATGGATTACAGTCTGCTGCTGGGCATCCACGATGTGGATCGAgctgagagggaggaggaagaggaggaggttgaGTCATCttgtgatgaagaagaggaggatgaaggcagCCCGCCTCTTGGCTCTACTTCACCAGAGGGCATAGCTGGCTACATGAACTCTTTCAAACCCATGGGTCCGGGGGAGTTCGACCCGTACGTGGACATGTACGCTGTTCAGAGTGCTGTAG GGGCGCCGCGGAGAGAAGTGTATTTCATGGGTCTGATCGATGTGCTGACGCAATACGACGCCAAGAAGAAAGCGGCTCACGCTGCCAAAGCTGTCAAACATGGG aCGGGAGCAGAGATCTCCACGGTGCACCCGGAGCAGTACGCCAAACGCTTCAAGGAGTTCATCGCCAGCATATTTGCTTAG
- the LOC128761103 gene encoding phosphatidylinositol 5-phosphate 4-kinase type-2 gamma-like isoform X1 produces MSSAGATIPVRSRTHKRKTKKKHFVHQKVEVFRASEPVVSVLIWGVNHSINDLCQLPVPVMLLPDDFRASTKIKVNNHLFNKENLPGQFKFKEYCPQVFRNLRERFGIEDQDYRVSLAQSPPLRAEEGHCVGLLLTSYDHTLVLKEISSEEVEEMHNILSEYHQHIVTCHGRTLLPQFLAMYRVTVESEDTYLLVMRNMFSHRLGVHRKYDLKGSLVSREASCKEKVKELPTFKDVDFKNNMQKVHVSDEEKERFMDHLSRDLEFLVRMRIMDYSLLLGIHDVDRAEREEEEEEVESSCDEEEEDEGSPPLGSTSPEGIAGYMNSFKPMGPGEFDPYVDMYAVQSAVGAPRREVYFMGLIDVLTQYDAKKKAAHAAKAVKHGTGAEISTVHPEQYAKRFKEFIASIFA; encoded by the exons ATGTCTTCTGCTGGGGCAACCATCCCGGTCCGCTCCCGGACGCACAAGAGGAAAACCAAGAAGAAACACTTTGTGCACCAGAAGGTTGAGGTGTTCCGAGCCAGCGAGCCGGTGGTCAGCGTCCTCATCTGGGGGGTCAATCACTCG ATCAACGACCTGTGTCAGCTGCCGGTGCCTGTAATGCTGCTGCCCGACGACTTCCGAGCCAGCACCAAGATCAAAGTCAACAACCATCTCTTCAACAA GGAGAATCTTCCTGGACAGTTTAAGTTTAAAGAATATTGTCCACAAGTCTTCAGGAACCTGAGAGAACGCTTTGGCATAGAAGACCAGGATTACCGG GTGTCTCTGGCTCAGAGTCCACCACTCAGAGCTGAGGAGGGTCACTGTGTGGGACTGCTGCTGACCTCGTATGACCACACTCTGGTGCTGAAAGAAATCTCCAGCGAGGAAGTGGAAGAAATGCACAACATACTGTCTGAGTATCACCAG CACATTGTCACCTGTCACGGCAGAACGCTGCTGCCTCAGTTCCTGGCCATGTACAGAGTCACAGTGGAGAGCGAGGACACCTACCTGCTGGTGATGAGGAACATGTTCAGTCACAGACTGGGCGTCCACCGGAAGTACGATCTGAAG GGTTCTCTGGTTTCCCGCGAAGCGAGCTGTAAGGAGAAG GTGAAGGAACTTCCAACCTTCAAGGATGTAGACTTCAAGAATAACATGCAGAAAGTCCACGTGAGCGACGAGGAGAAAGAGAGATTCATGGATCATCTCAGCAGAGACCTCGAG TTTTTAGTTCGCATGCGGATAATGGATTACAGTCTGCTGCTGGGCATCCACGATGTGGATCGAgctgagagggaggaggaagaggaggaggttgaGTCATCttgtgatgaagaagaggaggatgaaggcagCCCGCCTCTTGGCTCTACTTCACCAGAGGGCATAGCTGGCTACATGAACTCTTTCAAACCCATGGGTCCGGGGGAGTTCGACCCGTACGTGGACATGTACGCTGTTCAGAGTGCTGTAG GGGCGCCGCGGAGAGAAGTGTATTTCATGGGTCTGATCGATGTGCTGACGCAATACGACGCCAAGAAGAAAGCGGCTCACGCTGCCAAAGCTGTCAAACATGGG aCGGGAGCAGAGATCTCCACGGTGCACCCGGAGCAGTACGCCAAACGCTTCAAGGAGTTCATCGCCAGCATATTTGCTTAG
- the spryd3 gene encoding SPRY domain-containing protein 3 isoform X2: MDDINLHYRFLNWRRRIREIRDVRAVRYRDRIKRMLRDGDCLRYHGNSDEVGCFVAARPFSKRNRYFEVTIIDTGVRGMIAVGLVPHNYKLDHQPGWLPNSVAFHADDGKLYNGNTVGQQFGPKCCRGDRIGCGISLDSDDGQLVVFFTKNGKEVGSVEIPGSPEALFPAVGMHSLGEEVLLDLNAEWGTDEEEGQMIVDTHEEDWARLHGVKVTGTLLEYIGKGKGIEDVGLAQAVRPLNTRFHYYELEITDAGEKCYIALGLARRDYPKNRHPGWSRGSIAYHADDGKLFQGSGVGDAFGPRCFEGDIMGCGIMFPRDYSLDAGDDPEDVDLDMGPKPRQVQNELYANYQDEDEEDEGEEIDTTKVTGHSPPLWLDRCSSPGTERWSVDGKLPCRSAASSPPLE; the protein is encoded by the exons ATGGACGACATCAATCTCCACTATCGCTTTCTGAACTGGAGGAGACGTATACGAGAGATTCGTGATGTTCGAGCTGTAAGGTATCGGGATCGGATAAAAAGAATGCTGAGAGATGGAGACTGTCTCAG GTATCATGGAAACTCCGATGAAGTCGGCTGTTTTGTGGCAGCGAGACCGTTCTCCAAACGAAACCGTTATTTTGAG gtgACCATCATCGATACGGGAGTGCGAGGGATGATTGCTGTTGGTTTAGTGCCTCACAACTACAAGCTGGATCATCAGCCGGGATGGCTCCCAAATTCCGTGGCTTTCCATGCTGATGATGGAAA GCTGTATAACGGAAACACTGTTGGGCAGCAGTTCGGTCCAAAATGCTGCAGAGGCGACAGAATTGGTTGCGGAATATCCCTGGACTCCGATGACGGACAGCTAGTTGTATTTTTTACCAAAAATGGGAAAGAA GTGGGCTCTGTTGAGATCCCGGGCTCACCTGAAGCCCTCTTCCCTGCTGTGGGGATGCACTCTCTGGGAGAAGAGGTGCTGCTAGACCTGAATGCTGAGTGGGGCACGGATGAAGAAGAGGGGCAGATGATCGTGGACACGCATGAAGAGGACTGGGCTCGTCTGCATGGTGTTAAAGTCACTGGCACG TTGCTGGAGTACATTGGGAAAGGGAAGGGCATAGAGGACGTAGGTCTGGCTCAGGCTGTCCGACCCCTCAACACTCGCTTCCACTACTATGAGCTGGAGATCACAGACGCTGGAGAGAAGTGCTACATTGCTCTGGGGCTGGCACGCCGG GACTACCCTAAAAACAGGCACCCGGGCTGGAGCAGAGGCTCCATCGCGTACCATGCCG ACGATGGCAAGTTGTTTCAAGGCAGCGGCGTGGGCGACGCCTTCGGACCACGCTGCTTTGAAGGAGACATTATGGGGTGCGGGATCATGTTTCCGCGTGACTACAGTCTGGACGCTGGAG ACGACCCGGAAGACGTCGACCTGGACATGGGTCCAAAGCCCCGACAAGTTCAGAACGAATTGTATGCAAACTACCaagatgaagacgaggaggatGAGGGAGAGGAAATAGACACGACCAAAGTCACG GGCCACTCGCCGCCCTTGTGGTTGGACAGGTGTTCTTCACCAGGAACGGAAAGGTGGTCGGTCGACGGGAAGTTGCCGTGCCGCTCGGCGGCTTCTTCCCCACCATTGGAATGA
- the igfbp6a gene encoding insulin-like growth factor-binding protein 6a, with the protein MLLRLGSILLLLLLANLGKAKPLVSTKDKDVDLDTSLLTDGEPCGVYTQTCARGLRCVPPEDDPRPLRSLLDGKGSCRNISSIESTAAVLTEDSETTVVPEEAPCRKALMALLKGFDGQLFKPHHEVYLPNCDKQGFFKKKQCWSSRGKQRGKCWCVDEDGTPVTSPSKHKGTLAC; encoded by the exons ATGCTGCTGCGTTTGGGCTCCAtcttgctgctgctcctgctggcaAACCTCGGAAAGGCAAAACCTCTAGTGTCTACTAAAGACAAGGATGTAGACTTGGACACATCATTGTTGACTGATGGAGAGCCATGCGGGGTCTACACTCAGACCTGTGCCAGAGGTCTGCGTTGCGTCCCTCCTGAAGATGACCCCAGACCGCTCCGCAGCTTGCTGGATGGCAAAGGATCCTGCAGGAACATCAGCAGCATAGAGTCAACAGCAGCGGTCCTCACTGAAG ATTCAGAAACCACCGTGGTGCCAGAAGAG GCTCCATGTCGGAAAGCGCTCATGGCGCTTCTCAAAGGATTCGACGGTCAATTATTTAAACCCCATCATGAAGTTTACCTCCCAAACTGTGACAAGCAaggtttcttcaaaaaaaagcAG tgcTGGTCGTCCCGAGGGAAGCAACGTGGAAAGTGTTGGTGTGTGGACGAGGATGGAACGCCAGTGACCTCACCCAGCAAACATAAAGGAACCTTGGCGTGCTAA
- the LOC128760679 gene encoding arf-GAP with GTPase, ANK repeat and PH domain-containing protein 2-like isoform X5 — MSNAGHFHLRVHILCYRNSRQDKISSSNPRVIDDVRARQLCSDVRRCTYYETCATYGLNVNRVFNDAAQKIMTAKKQAALLASCKSLPNSPSHSGGSTPVSGIFPGQASNGGQSSDYSSSLPSTPVISHKDIGRSARGEKQDGTTPGSVSGGTRRCNTRFAGRRGSDSNRRSDDCKGDLGSGRSIPIKQGILLKRSGNSLNKEWKKKYVTLSNDGILSYYSSVNDYMLNAPGKEMDLLRVTVKVPGKRPPRAVPAGGPPVGLNGRVKDVQGSDGASLVPVSASGLLQMEDMEGMGGPLFLRTSRGVQRCASTLSNNAQSVDSAIEGLSSSSSTKEVGSASPVADRKKQRRKKNMNQKGDATIVQADAAKRKMWKLKTFGSLRNVSKTDEDNFDFLVVSSTGQTWHFEAPSVEERDSWVQAIESQILASLQLCESSKNKTRKNSQSEAVALLAIRNAKGNNFCVDCDAPNPTWASLNLGALICIECSGIHRNLGTHVSRVRSLDLDDLPRELTLVLSAIGNHMVNSIWEARALVHRKPTPDATREERESWIRAKYEQKLFVAPLPPPTPNEGPDLTLSGRLLMAVMDHNLPKLLLLLAHCTKEDINAPVSFALSSRSLLALRLPGCALHAACQQGNVVMTQLLVWYGCDVRYRDAQGQTGLTLARLAGCQECADILLQHGCPNEPLPSNTNTTVGFASASTASFPVAMAPSLTISTTMKISNKSAGTTLSYSTSRRAVS, encoded by the exons ATGTCAAACGCAGGACACTTTCATTTGAGGGTACACATTTTGTGCTACCGAAATTCCAGACAAG ATAAGATCAGCAGCAGTAACCCGCGGGTCATCGATGATGTCAGAGCCAGACAGCTCTGCTCCGACGTGCGGCGCTGCACCTACTACGAAACCTGCGCCACTTACGGCCTCAACGTGAACCGAGTCTTCAATGACG CTGCTCAGAAAATCATGACTGCCAAGAAACAGGCTGCTCTGCTGGCTTCCTGTAAGTCCCTTCCCAACTCGCCCAGTCACTCCGGAGGCTCCACACCAGTGTCCGGCATCTTTCCAGGACAG GCCAGTAACGGTGGGCAGAGCAGCGACTACTCCTCGTCGCTCCCCTCCACTCCCGTCATTAGTCACAAAGACATTGGCAGAAGTGCAAGAGGGGAGAAGCAGGACGGCACCACGCCTGGATCTGTGAGCGGCGGCACCCGAAGGTGCAACACCCGGTTCGCG GGCCGAAGAGGCAGCGACTCCAACAGGCGGAGCGACGACTGCAAAGGTGACCTCGGGAGTGGTCGCTCCATCCCTATCAAACAG GGGATTTTGTTGAAGCGCAGTGGGAACTCCCTCAACAAAGAGTGGAAGAAGAAGTATGTCACTCTCTCCAACGACGGCATCCTGTCTTACTACTCCAGCGTCAAT GACTACATGTTGAATGCTCCGGGGAAGGAAATGGACCTGCTGAGAGTGACGGTGAAGGTGCCGGGAAAGAGGCCACCTCGAGCTGTGCCAGCCGGCGGCCCTCCAGTGGGACTCAACGGACGAGTCAAAGATGTCCAGGGCTCCGATGGTGCCAGCTTGG TGCCGGTCAGTGCGAGCGGGCTCCTGCAGATGGAGGACATGGAAGGAATGGGCGGCCCACTCTTCCTCCGGACGAGTCGAGGAGTTCAGCGATGTGCATCGACGCTGTCCAACAACGCCCAGAGTGTTG ACTCAGCAATTGAGGGCTTGTCCAGCTCTTCTTCCACCAAAGAGGTAGGCTCCGCCTCCCCAGTGGCTGACAGGAAGAAGCAACGGCGAAAGAAGAACATGAACCAGAAAGGAGATGCAACGATCGTCCAAGCTGATG CAGCCAAGAGAAAAATGtggaaactgaaaacatttgGCAGCTTACGAAATGTCAGCAAGACAG ATGAGGATAATTTTGACTTCCTGGTTGTGTCGAGCACTGGCCAGACGTGGCACTTTGAAGCCCCCAGTGTGGAGGAGAGGGACTCGTGGGTCCAGGCCATCGAGAGCCAGATCTTGGCCAGTCTGCAGCTGTGCGAGAGCAGCAAGAACAAG actcGAAAGAACAGCCAGAGTGAAGCAGTGGCTCTTCTGGCCATTCGCAACGCAAAGGGCAACAACTTCTGCGTGGACTGTGACGCTCCAA ATCCCACCTGGGCCAGTCTCAACCTCGGAGCTCTCATATGTATTGAGTGCTCAGGAATCCACCGAAATTTGGGGACCCATGTGTCTCGCGTTCGCTCCTTGGATCTGGACGATCTTCCACGGGAACTCACGCTGGTCCTCAGTGCCATAGGGAACCACATGGTTAACAGTATATGGGAGGCTCGCGCCCTCGTTCACCGGAAGCCCACACCGGATGCCACAAG AGAGGAGCGGGAGTCATGGATCAGGGCCAAGTACGAGCAGAAGCTCTTTGTAGCACCGCTGCCTCCGCCCACGCCCAACGAGGGCCCAGACCTCACGCTGTCTGGCCGCCTATTAATGGCGGTAATGGATCACAACCTCCCCAAACTATTGCTTCTTCTGGCCCACTGTACCAAGGAGGACATTAATGCCCCGGTCAGCTTTGCACTCTCCTCGAGGTCCCTGTTAGCGCTGCGGCTGCCAGGCTGCGCTCTGCACGCCGCCTGTCAGCAGGGCAACGTGGTGATGACGCAGCTTCTGGTTTGG TATGGATGTGATGTCCGATACCGCGACGCTCAAGGGCAGACGGGTCTCACCCTGGCCCGCCTCGCCGGCTGCCAAGAGTGTGCCGACATCTTGCTTCAGCACGGGTGCCCCAACGAGCCACTGccctccaacaccaacaccactgtGGGCTTCGCCTCAGCATCGACCGCCAGCTTccctgttgccatggcgccCAGCTTGACCATTTCCACCACCATGAAGATCTCCAACAAGAGCGCCGGCACCACCTTGAGCTACAGCACTTCCAGAAGAGCCGTGTCGTAA